A part of Dreissena polymorpha isolate Duluth1 chromosome 13, UMN_Dpol_1.0, whole genome shotgun sequence genomic DNA contains:
- the LOC127855483 gene encoding uncharacterized protein LOC127855483: protein MIHPSEATCFCVHVSKDSTNKTVVHGDDPSRNLFKILDYVGYSHDMVAERRRVFHEKDAMINSARDDEIVSVTAGSKAEGFASCFESDYDRLNVYTNIVCQFEICPNMFSKDSTEFCMLAEACHPGHYKLKLLTRGAKLPKIMEESFVKNHQGETYISSDLFTKELEQTVPMDTVGGWNKGTRSGPAVPSTRGIYHRDDVFAFRCVVQRELLADWAKRRRPFGWPCADVINEVINLDAQLVPVGCQGSINRGMEWRICFIYGELKLTYTLNECQYKLYILLKMINKEVLHPICSEMSSYIMKNVTFWVVEAHSQEIFRDENLMHVLQIALKFLQTALVDNNLPYYMIPERNLLVGRTTEKERTGLISKIEELITEDERIIYRLPKLREAMETFPFDELEQTGKRRDKLELLELKRQYILASYWAPSLQREEIDKLCWHDKIYRDARYEMYDMVLPTWRDCLTAESRMETLNTVIQTIGDAGAFKDNYLRFAHSYLSIVWPHLKSEVTVKEDTSEELIVEMIAILRVKIERALS, encoded by the coding sequence ATGATTCATCCATCGGAAGCAACGTGCTTTTGTGTTCATGTCTCCAAAGACTCGACCAACAAAACTGTAGTCCATGGCGATGATCCATCAcgcaatttgtttaaaattttggATTATGTTGGATACAGCCATGACATGGTCGCAGAAAGGAGGAGAGTGTTTCATGAGAAAGACGCGATGATTAATAGTGCAAGAGATGACGAAATCGTCAGTGTAACAGCCGGCAGCAAGGCTGAAGGATTCGCATCATGTTTTGAAAGCGACTACGACCGATTGAACGTATACACGAACATCGTTTGTCAATTTGAAATTTGCCCAAACATGTTTTCAAAGGATTCAACAGAGTTTTGCATGTTAGCGGAAGCATGCCATCCAGGACATTACAAACTGAAGTTGTTAACAAGAGGTGCTAAGTTGCCGAAAATCATGGAAGAGTCTTTTGTCAAAAACCATCAGGGAGAGACTTACATTTCTAGTGATTTATTCACGAAGGAACTAGAGCAGACCGTTCCTATGGATACAGTTGGAGGATGGAACAAAGGAACTAGGTCGGGGCCTGCCGTCCCCTCAACGCGTGGCATATACCACAGGGATGACGTGTTTGCATTTCGTTGCGTTGTCCAGAGAGAGCTTCTAGCTGACTGGGCTAAAAGGAGGAGACCCTTTGGTTGGCCATGTGCTGACGTCATAAATGAAGTCATAAATCTAGATGCGCAGCTAGTACCTGTTGGTTGTCAGGGTTCCATAAATCGGGGCATGGAATGGCGCATCTGCTTTATTTATGGGGAATTGAAGCTAACTTACACTTTAAACGAGTGTCAGTATAAACTATACATTCTACTGAAAATGATTAACAAAGAGGTACTTCATCCAATCTGCAGTGAAATGTCGTCTTACATCATGAAGAATGTGACATTCTGGGTTGTGGAGGCGCACAGTCAGGAGATATTCCGTGATGAAAATCTAATGCACGTCTTACAAATCGCTCTAAAATTCCTGCAGACTGCACTGGTTGACAATAATCTTCCGTACTACATGATACCCGAGAGAAACCTTTTAGTTGGCCGTACTACTGAAAAAGAAAGGACTGGATTGATCAGCAAAATAGAAGAACTTATCACTGAAGATGAACGGATAATTTATCGGTTACCGAAACTACGTGAGGCTATGGAAACTTTCCCTTTCGACGAACTTGAACAAACGGGAAAGCGTAGAGACAAATTGGAACTGCTGGAGTTGAAGCGCCAGTATATTCTAGCGTCGTACTGGGCACCAAGTCTTCAACGGGAAGAGATAGATAAACTGTGTTGGCATGACAAGATATACCGGGATGCTAGGTATGAAATGTACGACATGGTATTGCCAACATGGAGGGACTGTTTAACAGCGGAAAGTCGCATGGAGACGTTGAACACAGTCATACAAACCATCGGGGACGCCGGTGCCTTCAAGGATAATTATTTGAGATTCGCCCACAGTTATCTCAGTATTGTATGGCCTCATTTGAAATCGGAAGTTACGGTCAAGGAAGATACATCCGAAGAGCTGATTGTTGAAATGATTGCAATATTACGGGTGAAAATAGAGAGAGCGTTGTCGTAG